CCATAGTCCTTTCCTCCTGGATATTCGCCTATTTTGCCACCAAAAATCTCCCTCTGACGATTGCCGGAACCATACGGGCATCTCAACCAATACTCACCTTATTGGGTGCATTACTCATATTCGGAGAACGCCTTAACCTATATCAATGGATAGGAGTAACTCTCGCCATTATATCTTTCTTTCTTCTTTCTTCTGCCGGTAAAAAAGAAGGAATACATTTCAAACACAACAAATGGATATTCTTTATTGTACTGGCCACTTTGTTCGGTGCGGCGAGCGGACTATATGATAAATACCTGATGACGCATATCGACCGCATGACCGTACAAGTATGGTACACTTGGTACCAAATACCTATCATGGGTGCTATCCTGCTGTTTATCTGGTATCCGAAACGGAAAAACAGCACTCCCTTTCGATGGAAATACAGTATTTTCTTTATTTCTTTTTTTCTGGTCATTGCAGATTTCATATATTTTTACGCCCTCAGTTTCCCCGATTCCATGATCTCGATCGTATCTATGGTGCGGCGGAGTAATGTAATTATCAGTTTTATCGGTGGAGCTATCATTTTCAGGGAAAAGAATATTCGTAATAAAGCGATAGATTTACTGCTCGTGCTTTTGGGAATGTTCTTCCTGTATTTAGGAACCCGAACATAGTATAAAATATCCTACAACACTTGTGTACGGTCCAATAATATGTATATTTGTAAAAACATACAACGTATATAAAAATGATGAAACGACATATATTGATATTTATAACAGTCCTGTTAGCCTGCCCGGTTATGCCGGCAGCGATGGAAAAAGCGGCAACACTATTTGCTATTATGCCGGACGAACTGTTAATGTCGGTTGAAGTAAACCGCCGTAAGGACATGATAGACCTGTTCCATTCGGGACAAAAGGCACAAGTAGAAAATAAGCTGAAAGGCAAAGCGACACTAACCGCCCTGACAGAAAACTTTCTATCTGTCGATCTGTCCGATAACAGCAGCATGCAGATAAAATTATTTCAGGCAGCAGATTCAACCAATATCATCGCTGTCATCAACACGGTTTGCGGACCGGCCTGCGACAGCCGCATCGATTTTTACGACCAGAACTGGAAAGCTTTAGAACAAAGATATTTCATTGAATTGCCCGACATTAACGATTTTATTACGTTACCGGAAAAATCTTCCGATGAACAAAAATACGATGCCGAAGTTATCGACATGATATTGATGCAATATTCATTCGACCCGGAAAACGATACTCTCAGTATTTCTTTCCATCCTAATGAATATATGCTGGATGATATGTATAAGAAAGTGGAACCCTATCTGAACGATCAGCCTGTACAATTCAGCTGGGACGGCAAGAAATTTATCCGCTTCAAGCCATGATAATCTATAATTCCTGAATAAAAAGACCGGGCTGCAAAAGTAATGCAGCCCGGTCTTTTTATATCTGATAAGCCGGTTATCAGAACTCGGCATTTTTGGGTGTACGCGGGAAAGGTATCACATCGCGGATATTCGTCATACCAGTTACAAAAAGAACCAGACGTTCGAAGCCCAATCCGAAACCGGAATGAGGAGCTGAACCAAAACGACGTGTATCCAAATACCACCACATATCTTTCATAGGTATATGAAGCTCTTCAATGCGTTCCATCAGCTTATCATAATTTTCCTCACGCTGGGAACCGCCTATAATTTCTCCGATCTTCGGAAAAAGTACGTCCATGGCCCTTACAGTCTTACCGTCTTCGTTAAGTTTCATATAGAAAGCTTTAATTTCTTTCGGGTAATCGGTAAGGATAACCGGTTTTTTGAAATGTTCCTCTACCAGATAACGTTCATGTTCCGACTGCAAATCAGCACCCCAGTAAACCGGATATTCGAATTTATGGCCGGATTCCTCAAGTATCTTCACACCCTCGGTATAAGGCAACCGCACAAAGTCGTTTTCAACAATGAATTTAAGACGGTCTATCAGGTCTTTATCATACATTTCGCAAAGGAATTCCAAATCATCCTTACAATGATCCAAAGCGTATTGTATAAGGTATTTGAGAAAATCCTCCGCCAAATCCATATTTTCTTTTATTTCATTAAAAGCCACTTCAGGTTCGACCATCCAAAATTCAGCCAAATGACGGGGAGTGTTGGAATTTTCCGCACGGAAAGTAGGCCCGAACGTGTAAATAGCTCCCAGAGCCATAGCCCCCAGTTCGCCTTCGAGCTGGCCCGATACGGTGAGACTGGCCTGTTTTCCGAAGAAATCTTGTGTATAATCTATAGCACCTTCCTCGGTACGCGGTAATTTGTTCATATCCAGAGTAGTTACCTGAAACATTGCTCCGGCTCCTTCACAATCCGAAGCTGTAATCAGTGGCGTATTCAGATAAAAATATCCCCTGTCATTGAAATATTTATGAATAGCATACGCCATATTGTGGCGTATACGTAATACGGCTCCGAACGTATTGGTACGCGGGCGCAAATGAGCGATCTCACGGAGAAACTCCAGCGTATGACCTTTTTTCTGCAAAGGATATACGGTAGGATCGGCTCCCCCATATATTTCGATAGCATCGGCCTGTATTTCAGCTTGCTGACCTTTTCCCTGAGATTCAACCAATGTTCCGGTCACGCTTAAGCATGCACCTGTGGTAACAGGTCTCAGAAAATCCTCATCGAATTTCTCAAGATCCACAACTATCTGTATGTTCTTAATGGTAGAACCGTCGTTCAATGCTATGAAATTGACGTGTTTATTTCCCCTGCGGGTACGCACCCAACCTTTCACATTAATCTTTTTCCCATAAAGAGCGGCGTCAAACGCATCTACGACTTTAGTTCTGCTTATTGTTTCCATTGTTATATAATTTACTTATCACTTTATAACAGCAATCTCTGCCGTAGAACCGGCAGAGACCGCGTGATGAATATTTCTCAATTATTCGAAAGCCCCCATATGCAACATGTTCACCTCTTGTTGCGTGAGGTAGCGCCAGCGGCCCCGTTGCAGATTTTTCTTGGTAAGACCGGCAAAATACACACGATCCAGTTTTACGACATGATAACCCATCGCCTCAAAAATACGGCGGACGATACGGTTACGCCCGGAATGGATCTCTATACCTATCTGATTTTTGTCGGTGTCGGTAGCATAACTTACCGCATCAGCATGTATAGGTCCGTCTTCCAACTCTATACCGTCGGCAATACGCTGCATATCTTCTTCGCTTACATCCTTATCGGTCCATACATGATATATCTTTTTCTTCACAAACTTAGGATGGGTAAGCTTGGAAGCCAAGTCTCCGTCATTAGTAAGCAACAATACTCCGGTCGTATTCCTGTCAAGGCGTCCCACAGGGTATATACGCTCTGTACAGGCATTCCGTACGATATCCATAACCGTAAGACGCCCCTGAGGATCGTCCGAGGTAGTCACACAGTCTTTCGGCTTATTCAATAAAACATATATTTTACTTTCCAGCGTCACTACTTTATCCTGATAAGTTACCATATCATTCCGGGTAATCTTGGTTCCTAATTCCGTAACGACCTCGCCGTTCACCTTCACTAATCCCTGCTGTATATATTCGTCCGCTTCACGACGTGAACATATGCCTGCATTGGCCATATATTTATTCAAACGGATCGGAGCATTCATATCCACTTCCGGTTGTTCATATTCTATGCGGCGGGGACGCGGAGTAAAACGGGTTTGTTCATTGTTCCTGTTAAATCCGCCCCGGTTATTATTATAACCATTACGGTTATTAAATCCTCCGCGGTTGTTATTATACCCGCCCCGGTTATTTCCGGACGGCCGGTTATTGTAAGGACGGGAACCGCCATTATTATTTCCATAAGAAGATCGGTTGGCAGTATTATAAGGACGGGGGGCATAAGGACGCTCTCCTCCTTCCGTATTACCGTACGGCCGGTCGTTATTATAACGTGGTTTATTATAATTCCCCCGGTTGTTGCTATAATCGTTACGGTTATTATTACCATAACTATTATTATTCCGGTTATTGTTATAAGGACGGTTGGTGGTATTATAATTGCGTTCCCCAACTTCGTTATTATTGTTGTTATAACTGTTATAGTTATTCTGGTTATAGCGGGGCTTGTTATAAGAAGGACGTTCGCTATTGTAGTTCACATCTGGTTTCCCATCCATATCTGCTGCATTGTCGTCTCTCCTGTTATACTCTATTTTTTCGTATCTTCCGGTATTACCTTCACGGCTGACACCCTTGTTCTCTCCAATACGGGGTCGTCTTACTTTTTTTTCGCTTTCCATAGGGAAAAAATTTTAATTGTAATTTACTATTTTATATAGCCTCTCGGCTACACCTTAAAAAAATTAATACTCTAAGTATTCGATAATTATCTCGTTGCAAAGATGCTAATATTTTTTTGAATTCCGGCAAAAAAGAATAAAAAATATGCCATCCTGACAATAAATAAACGGAGATAATACCCATTTGTTTAATGCATACCGCCTTTTTTCCCGACTTTTTCATTCAGCAAAAGCTATTAGTTTAATTCCCAGCAATATCGGATCGCTCATAAAATATCCGGCACCCGTCGATAACCGTCTTTCCATTTTCAGGAATAAAGAAAAAACGGGCCCGAATTTACATCCAGACCCGTTCTTTAATATTTGCATCTTTCAAAATCCGGTATAAGTATGGGGAGTCAGAGCTCTCAATTCCTCTTTTACCGATTCGGATATATTCAATGTTTCGATAAACGCATGTATAGATTCGCGATTCACGACCGAATTGGTACGAGTGAGCTCTTTCAAAGTCTCATATGGCTTAGGGTAACCTTCCCGGCGCAAAATAGTCTGTATACCTTCGGCTACCACATTCCACATATTATCCAGATCGCTGTAAATAGCAGGCTCGTTCAATAATAATTTATGCAAACCTTTCAACGTGCTCTTAAAAGCAATAAGAGTATGAGCCAAAGGGACACCTACATTTCGCAGTACCGTAGAATCCGTAAGATCCCGCTGCAAACGAGAAATAGGCAACTTGCCCGACAGGTGCTCGAAAACCGCATTGGCAATACCCAGATTTCCTTCGGAATTTTCATAATCTATAGGATTCACCTTATGAGGCATTGCAGAGGACCCTATTTCTCCGGCTTTGATCTTCTGCTTAAAATATTCCATAGAAATATATTGCCAGAAATCCCGGTCCAGATCCATCACAATCGTATTGATACGACGAAGGGCATCGAAAAGATCCGCCAGATTATCATAATTGGATATCTGGGTAGTCCACTCTTCCCTCTCGATTCCTAACCGTTTTTTCAAAAAACTGTTGGCAAATTCCCTCCAGTCGATAACAGGATATGCCAACCGATGCGCATTAAAATTGCCTGTAGCCCCACCGAATTTTCCACTGAGAGGAACTCTCTTCAGGTGTGCCAGCTGCTGTTCGAGACGATAACCGAAAACCCTCATCTCCTTCCCCAAGCGCGTAGGAGACGCCGGCTGCCCGTGTGTCTTCGCCAGCATAGGAATATCTTTCCACTCTTCGGCATACCGGTTTATTAAATCGATAAGTTCATCCAATACAGGATAATACGTATTTTCCAACGCTTCCTTTATAGAAAGGGGAACCGCCGTATTATTAATATCCTGTGAAGTAAGCCCGAAGTGTATGAACTCTTTATAAGCTTCCAAATGCAACTCGTCAAATTTTTCTTTCAGGAAATATTCGACAGCCTTCACATCATGATTGGTTATCGACTCTATCGACTTGATTTTTTCGGCATCGGCATCGGTAAAGTTCTTGTAGATATCCCGCAATACAGGAAATAACGATCCGTCCACTCCTGCCAGCTGGGGTAAAGGCAGTTCACACAATGCGATAAAATATTCGATCTCTACCCGTACGCGGTAGCGTATCAAGGCAAATTCGGAAAAATAAGGGGCCAGATCTTCTACTTTGCTCCGGTAACGTCCGTCAATAGGAGAAATGGCGGTTAATGCGGTTAATTCCATTGTAAAACGTTTCAATTTTCGTACAAAAATAATGTTTCCTACGGGAATTCTTATACAAAATTTCGCTTTTTTATTTTGAAGATAAAAAAATAGTATTACCTTTGCAACGCTTTATCGAAAAGATTCTTTCGGGCGTTTAGCTCAGCTGGTTCAGAGCATCTGCCTTACAAGCAGAGGGTCGGCGGTTCGAATCCGTCAACGCCCACTTCCAAAAATTACCGAGCGAGGTAATTGATATAGGACATAGAAAACTGATAAAGAGGGCGTTTAGCTCAGCTGGTTCAGAGCATCTGCCTTACAAGCAGAGGGTCGGCGGTTCGAATCCGTCAACGCCCACTTCTTTATTTTAATCTATATATATTTCAGAGTATTTCGGTACTCCTCTTTTCGGGCGTTTAGCTCAGCTGGTTCAGAGCATCTGCCTTACAAGCAGAGGGTCGGCGGTTCGAATCCGTCAACGCCCACTTTCGAATGGCACTTGTGA
This portion of the Barnesiella propionica genome encodes:
- a CDS encoding pseudouridine synthase, producing MESEKKVRRPRIGENKGVSREGNTGRYEKIEYNRRDDNAADMDGKPDVNYNSERPSYNKPRYNQNNYNSYNNNNNEVGERNYNTTNRPYNNNRNNNSYGNNNRNDYSNNRGNYNKPRYNNDRPYGNTEGGERPYAPRPYNTANRSSYGNNNGGSRPYNNRPSGNNRGGYNNNRGGFNNRNGYNNNRGGFNRNNEQTRFTPRPRRIEYEQPEVDMNAPIRLNKYMANAGICSRREADEYIQQGLVKVNGEVVTELGTKITRNDMVTYQDKVVTLESKIYVLLNKPKDCVTTSDDPQGRLTVMDIVRNACTERIYPVGRLDRNTTGVLLLTNDGDLASKLTHPKFVKKKIYHVWTDKDVSEEDMQRIADGIELEDGPIHADAVSYATDTDKNQIGIEIHSGRNRIVRRIFEAMGYHVVKLDRVYFAGLTKKNLQRGRWRYLTQQEVNMLHMGAFE
- the asnS gene encoding asparagine--tRNA ligase, whose product is METISRTKVVDAFDAALYGKKINVKGWVRTRRGNKHVNFIALNDGSTIKNIQIVVDLEKFDEDFLRPVTTGACLSVTGTLVESQGKGQQAEIQADAIEIYGGADPTVYPLQKKGHTLEFLREIAHLRPRTNTFGAVLRIRHNMAYAIHKYFNDRGYFYLNTPLITASDCEGAGAMFQVTTLDMNKLPRTEEGAIDYTQDFFGKQASLTVSGQLEGELGAMALGAIYTFGPTFRAENSNTPRHLAEFWMVEPEVAFNEIKENMDLAEDFLKYLIQYALDHCKDDLEFLCEMYDKDLIDRLKFIVENDFVRLPYTEGVKILEESGHKFEYPVYWGADLQSEHERYLVEEHFKKPVILTDYPKEIKAFYMKLNEDGKTVRAMDVLFPKIGEIIGGSQREENYDKLMERIEELHIPMKDMWWYLDTRRFGSAPHSGFGLGFERLVLFVTGMTNIRDVIPFPRTPKNAEF
- a CDS encoding DMT family transporter, whose translation is MWLSLAFLSALLLGIYEIFKKTALNNNAVIPVLFLNTVFCSLLFLPAIILSYGFPEYIKHTMFYVPHVPLSTHFYIILKSAIVLSSWIFAYFATKNLPLTIAGTIRASQPILTLLGALLIFGERLNLYQWIGVTLAIISFFLLSSAGKKEGIHFKHNKWIFFIVLATLFGAASGLYDKYLMTHIDRMTVQVWYTWYQIPIMGAILLFIWYPKRKNSTPFRWKYSIFFISFFLVIADFIYFYALSFPDSMISIVSMVRRSNVIISFIGGAIIFREKNIRNKAIDLLLVLLGMFFLYLGTRT
- a CDS encoding DUF3256 family protein, which codes for MMKRHILIFITVLLACPVMPAAMEKAATLFAIMPDELLMSVEVNRRKDMIDLFHSGQKAQVENKLKGKATLTALTENFLSVDLSDNSSMQIKLFQAADSTNIIAVINTVCGPACDSRIDFYDQNWKALEQRYFIELPDINDFITLPEKSSDEQKYDAEVIDMILMQYSFDPENDTLSISFHPNEYMLDDMYKKVEPYLNDQPVQFSWDGKKFIRFKP
- the purB gene encoding adenylosuccinate lyase codes for the protein MELTALTAISPIDGRYRSKVEDLAPYFSEFALIRYRVRVEIEYFIALCELPLPQLAGVDGSLFPVLRDIYKNFTDADAEKIKSIESITNHDVKAVEYFLKEKFDELHLEAYKEFIHFGLTSQDINNTAVPLSIKEALENTYYPVLDELIDLINRYAEEWKDIPMLAKTHGQPASPTRLGKEMRVFGYRLEQQLAHLKRVPLSGKFGGATGNFNAHRLAYPVIDWREFANSFLKKRLGIEREEWTTQISNYDNLADLFDALRRINTIVMDLDRDFWQYISMEYFKQKIKAGEIGSSAMPHKVNPIDYENSEGNLGIANAVFEHLSGKLPISRLQRDLTDSTVLRNVGVPLAHTLIAFKSTLKGLHKLLLNEPAIYSDLDNMWNVVAEGIQTILRREGYPKPYETLKELTRTNSVVNRESIHAFIETLNISESVKEELRALTPHTYTGF